The Hippocampus zosterae strain Florida chromosome 10, ASM2543408v3, whole genome shotgun sequence genome contains the following window.
CATCTAATCGATGGTTGTTGTCTGTCCCCCGTGTTCCGTCCAGTTCTGGCAGTATGGCGAGTGGGTGGAGGTGGTTGTGGATGACAGGCTGCCAGTGCGAGAAGGCCGCCTGCTATTCAGCTACTCTCACACCcgcaacgagtactggagcgcCCTGGTGGAGAAGGCCTATGCCAAGTCAGTGGCGCAGCTTCCGAGCATATGCCGGCGGCGTCAAGTCTGACGCGGCCCCGCCTCTTCCATCGTTGCTTTTCCCGAACGCTCGCAGGTTAATGGGATCTTACGGATGTCTGAGGGGCGGCAACATTTCGGAGGGGATGGAAGATTTCACGGGTGGCATCGCGTACTCCCTGCCCGTCTCCTCGCGCACCCCTCGCGTCTTCTGGAGGTTACTGACGGCCGCCCTCACCCGTGGCAGTCTGCTCAGCTGCTTTATTGAGGTGTTGTACAGAGGAGATGTTGTGACATGCAAGtttgcatgcatggcaggccaaGGATTTttggcctttgttttttttttgtttccacagGCCAACAATTATAAGgaagtgaataaaataaatgcagacGGGCTGATAAAGGGCCACGCCTACGCCATCACAGACACCGACCAGGAAAGTTTATCCCGAGGTTCTTAACACAACAATCTGCCCCATCCCATAAAATGATCCTTTTAGCATCTTATcttgtgaatttttttattatattttataatgaACTCACCACATAACATCATTTTAGATCATCTCATattctcatttcatttcatttcatttccaccTTGCACGTCATCATTTTATAACCTAACCATCTCACCTAGTCATCTCATTTGAACaaattatcattttaaaatctCGTAAAGTACCCGCTTTGTATTCCATCTGATCATTTTACAGTTGAATCTTCTCATAACctccttttattttgttttaacatCACATCTCATTGATTATAATTTTTCAACGGTATCATTTCTCACGTGATAACCTCATGTGATGACACCTTATCACTTACAACGTAACCATTCCATCACCTCATTTTATTACATCTCTTCCacttacattttatttctctcATAACCGCATTTGATTTAAGTTCAACATCACACCTCATTATTTTATTCACAATCTCATATCCTAATTTCAGTTGACCAAATTTCATATGATAATCCTATCACTGTATGATGTCATATGATCTCCTCTTATCATCATCTTCAAATGTTACCCGCTTGCCTCATATTCACATTCCTCACATCTCatcatgttttcattcattcatttcataaaCTCATTTCATCAAATAACGTCACAATTTCATCACCTCATCTGACAATGACACATCATTTTATCGTCTCATTTGAGCTCATCGGGACTTTCAAATTTGACCATCTCACTACAGAGTCTGACTGCAAATAACAATCTCTGTGTAAACGTGGAAACTATCTctcaccccaaaaatatgacatgacGACTGAGTAGAAACAtccacaataaagttgtatccaatccaatcaacatccatcctctcctctttcatctataactgcttccaacaaagagtatgcagaaaagtggttaagattgaatgactatcagtgtcttatgtgttgtgttgcattagtttgttattatgttatgatgacttcaagatggcggccgcgagagtggctgcctttacagcggctcctatactttttgttcttctactttcttcctttcataactttgctgctgtaaattgggaatttctccattgtgagacaaataaaggttttcttatttgtaTTCTTATTCTTGTTTTCAGGTGAGGCATGAGGGGGATGAGATTTTGCTCCTTAGGGTGAGGAATCCTTGGGGCTTTGTTGAGTACCGTGGGCCCTGGAGTGACAAGTGAGAACAcaccatgtgtgtgcgtgtgtgtgtgtgtgtgtatgtgtgtgtatgtgtgtgtgtgtgtgtgtgtgtgtgtgcgtgtgtgtgttgtgcttgagttcaaattaaaatcaaattcaaattaataTTGCATTGCAGTAGAATGTGATTTTCAAAAACCTTTACAGTAtttgggtcattttttttttttacatggacaATATGtatacaatatttatttatttcgtgtCTTGATAAATGCTAAGAAAGCGCAGTCCAAATGTTTCCATATCTGTCTttcatgaaatataaaaagTAATAACTCTTCTGTTATTGTTGTGACACGTTTTATGATTTGCTGGCTTATGTTCAAGCCACATTTGTTTGGACACATTTTGCGGATGTTGTCAGAGTGCAGACTGCAGGTCAACgagtttaaataaaatgtatttcatataaATGGATACATTGACGGTTCATGTACGGTACCTTTATTTTAGCGTAAGGCTCACCTAAAATATCCATTATGTTTCGTAAATGTGATATTGTTTATTATCAGAcggattaatttattgcttgtgtttgttgaaaTATACATGGGAAGagtaccttgaaaaaaatatcttcaaTCACAATATtaagggggaggggaggggtgcaattagattctttttcaaaattatttcgtCCTAGTTTATGTGTGTACGTTTGCATGTCATCTGACTACATGTCGAGCTTGTCTCCTTGTGTGCGTCTGCAGGAGCAAAGAATGGGATGCCATATccaaagaagagaaaaagagaCTTGAAATGAAACGTCGGGAGGATGGAGAGTTCTGGTGAACACGAGAAACCAAAAGAAACACATTATTCTTGATCCACTTTCTGTAATATCAGCAGCCTCTCTTTTGTATGATCCGGAACAGGATGAGCACTGATGATTTTTGCAAGAAGTTTGACTTTGTGGAGCTCTGCAGTATCAATCCTGACAACATTGTGGAGGGACAAAATACTGAGGCCCTTAGCGCCACCACTTCCACTTCCAAATGGACCATCAACGAGCATGAAGGGTTATGGCTGAAAGGGAGCTCTGCCGGCGGAAGCCGAAAATACAACCGTATGCGCTCTATGTCAAGTGTATagctttgggggggaaaaatgataCTTAAAAAACACCATGACACTTTTGGGTACaatggtgctttgagatacaagATTAATTTCCTGCGTGACAACCTCATCATTCAAAACACGTGTCTCAAATTGTTTTTcccctttgaaatgaatggacataacatacaatacaatacattttatttctattcaTTGGACATTGAGCTGCTCCTTTTGGTCTACGCACCCTAGCCTCCTGAGGCTATTAATAATACAGAAAAACAGATACACACCCAAAGACAAATGACACAGTAAGGTGTGAATAATTTAGTTAGTTAGTGAATAATTTTTCACCGAGGAGAATGAATATCAGCATGTGAGTATTGTTACATTGTTGGTCTGCAAGTGctgctccaccatttgtgtttaaACAGGTTATAACACAGTGATTCGATGCTATTCATTCGCCTATCTATAATAATATCTAaggcgttttgcattgtttgtttagCTAAAATAACTCTTAAAGCTAACTAGACAATTAATtctatttgttttatgtttagtttggcaATAAACTACCCGTAAGTGGCGATAAATCACTTAAAGGCTGTTTTTAGATACGTTCTTCAACATTTGCCAAACTTTTGACCATTTTTCTGCCTTTAAATAAATGCTTTAAATCaaggggtcaggggggggggggcattttactGAAATATAATGTACGTATACTGCAAACTGAAAAATCTGATCATTTTGCAGTGGTCTCgcggtcatttatttatttttttaaatggatgaagctttgaatgtttctcttgTCTTCACTTGATTCTCCTTAGGCTCCTTTTGGAAGAACCCTCAATTTGAGCTGGTTCTCACCGAGCAGGACGAGCCggatgaggaagatgaggaggatgaggaagatggcgatgaggatgaggagagcggCCCAAAAGAGGGCAAGAAGACGGAGAAGCAGAAGATGAAAGGCAAGAAGTGCACAGTGCTGGTGGAAATTCTGCAGAAAGACCGCAGGCGCAAGGGCAATGTCCACTTCCTCTACATGGGCTTCCACATCTACAAGGTCGTCCGTCGTATCTTTTCGAAAGAACATGCCAACATCCGACTTTCATTTGggaaactcacacttttctttttgttttgttttgtttttcaggttcCCTCGGAGGTTGGTTGCCAAagaatgagcttttttttcccccgtgttGGTTGGCACGACGTAATTTAATTAGATTTATCATTCCATACAGCTTCAGGGCATGTGTTTGGACCGCAACTTCTTCATGAAAAATCGTCCAGTTGGTCGTTCAGGGAAATATAGGGCTCAAAGGTAAAAcgtttacatgttgaaatactcacattgctccccccccccccaaaaaaaaattggctgagGAGCTATGGATTAGGAGCAGATTAAGTTAATTTTACCCAAGGTTGGGTTAATTATTTTTCTCCAGCAGATTGGGTTGAGGATTGGATTTGTGCTGTGGTCGCCGTTTTTGACAGTTTTTGTAACTTTCTAAGACAGTGGTGGTGGATGCATGGCTCAGTATGTAAAAAGACTGACTTTGGGCCTTGGGTTTGGGGTTAAAATCCAGATCTGGGATGACGGTCGGTTGCATCAGGAAATATGTATTGCGCCAAATGTATCATGCTTGCTATCAATAACCCAGCATTGGCTAGAATGTATACTTCTTCAACCATGTacgcctgtaaaaaaaaaaaaaaagtgacaggcATGACTATTAAAtgttcttccactagatggatAGAGGTATGGAATATAATAAGGTCCCTTGTTTTATAAAAGGCTATACTGTAGTCCTACCTCAAATGTGAACCACCATGTTTGGAAAAATCCGCAAACAAGTGCTCGAAATTCACTCTTTTCATTTCAGCTCTGTAACAACCAGTTTctaaacatttatttcattgtcTTGATAAGGCGTAGGTTGCATATTGACAGCACCTGTCAATGTCCCGCAGGGCTGTGTGGAGAAAAGTGCACCTGGATCCGGGTTATTACGTCCTTGTGGCGTCCACCTATCGGCCCAACCAGCCCGGAGAGTTTTTTGTCCGCATCTTCTCCAAGACTGCCAACAGTTTGGGGTGAGAGTGAGAAAGCTGAAAGTTGAAAAATAGAAATTGCATCAAAAGTTGGTAATAATTCTCACTTTTGACTGATACTGTCAGAGAGGTGTTAATTTCAGCAGAAATACATATGGGGAGGGGGGAAGTGTCACACTGACTCACAGACCAAATTCAAAATTATAATTTAATTGTGTAAACAATGCACgaggaaggcggcccggtagtccagtggttagcacgtcggcttcatagtgcagaggtaccgggttcgattccagctccggcctcctggtgtggagtttgcatgttctcccgggcctgcgcgagttttctccgggtgctccggtttcctccaacattccaaaaatatgcatggcgggatgattgaatactctaaattgtccctaggtgtgatagtgagtgcgaatggttgttcgtttctgtgtgccctgcgattggctggcaaccgattcagggtgtcccccgcctactgcccggagacggctgggatgggctccagcaccccccgcgaccctagtgaggatcaagcggtacggaagatgaatgaatgaatgaacaatgcaCGAGGTGTTTCCTTTAAATTGTACACTGGGAGTTAGTAGTGGTCAAGCACAGCATTGCATCACACTGGGAGCAAGTTCGAATACCGACCTTTGCCTCTCATGTCGCTAAATAACTGTTCAATGCCACTGCAAGCTACACCATTATCATCTTTGGAAAGACAGAATCATCTCTTTGAAAATATAATGTGTAATATTGTGGCTTATTATTAGAAAGTGGATACTACTGAAGAAGAGATTTGCCTCAATTCAACCTTTGGGGATAACCATGACTTGGTTGGCTAAGAATCTACACAGACATTATTGACCCGTCATTGTGTGTTACCTTTCAGGACTCCGGATTTCACATGCACTTCCACTTATCTCCCAGTGAGAAACACTTTCCTTCATATTGTGTATATATAGTGTAGTGGTACGTGGAACAGATTAACGGTGTCTGTCAAACAGGTGATGGCCGCTCCTGTTGCACCGGATGATAAAATGAGAGTTCTGAGGACTTTTGATGAAGAGGCTGGACCAGTAAGTACCGATTAGATGCCAGACGTATGCATTTCATTaccgactaaaaaaaaaaaagatatatcagCTGTCTTAACATGCCTGACATACCCCAAGGATCAAGAATGATATCAAAGTTTATTCGGCAGAATTCTTGCACTGTTTCATGCAATGGAGCCAGCTatcactgcagctctgcttacccatGGGCTTTGACATGATAGTGCTCAACGTTTTTGGGAAGATTATACTGATCGATACACACGTGTCTGGTGTGTCAAGATATATTTTGttggatgtttatttatttatttgaggggGGGCAGCGGGTTCCCCCAGATCCTTTGCACCCTTGGGAGGCACACAACCAAGAGAAAAGAGACCCAATTTTTTgtgtacaaataataaaaacaagatTTCCAAAATATGACCCCTCTGAGTATGCGACCATATACTGTCTTACCTTACGAAAATGCACTTTTAAACTAATAATACTGTTTTTGTCACATAGGACGACAGGCTGAACACCAAGGAGCTGATGACGCTTTTCAACTCAGGTGACTTTTGCGATTTTGTTTCCAGCTGGTACAACCTCGGTCACCACTAGGTGGCGATGTAGTGCTTAAGTCTCAGAGAAATGACAGAGGTCACCAGtccagagcagtggttcttaaccttgttagaggtaccgaacccaaccagttcatatgcacgttcaccgaacccttcattagtgaaaaataaaaattagatgttttttttgacaaattcaagacataaaaaaacacatttattaaaaacagaaaaaaagtaaataaaattacatggcctaaatatatttttttcattcattcattcatcttccgaaccgcttgatcctcactagggtcgctgcgggtgctggagcctatcctagctgtctccgggcagtaggcgggggacaccctgaatcggttgccagccaatcgcaggccacacagagacgaacaaccatccacgctcacactcacacctagcgacaatttagagtgttcaatcagcctgccacgcacgtttttggaatgtggggggaaaccggagcacccggagaaaacccacgcaggcccggggagaacatgcaaactccacacagggaggccggaactggaatcgaacccggtacctctgcactgtgaagccgacgtgctaaccactggacttaccagGTCgcccaatatattttttttgttttttttaattgtatgacgTACTACCACAACAGTCacggtgactactgagcgaactaaatttcccgcagcactgattggacaagcaatgtcatgtgatcatccgcagccagtgatggccaagcgggcgtgtcataactaattgacgtgttgagtcgggtgtgtcttaacctccatggtagaggctccgtcgaccccctgagaccgattcaccgaacgcctggggttcgatcgaaggTTAAGTACCACTGGTCTAGACGAAGCTTATCAGTGGCTATCAGATGGCGGAACTCAGGGTTAGGCAACTCCGGTTCTTTGAAAGCCATattctgcctgttttagatccctcccgactccaacacacctgattcaattgttcatgacCGTTTCATGCCTCGACagattgctgatgagctgatcaatttcaatcaggtgtgttggagtagggagggatctaaaacaggcaggatctAGCATCATTGAAGATTACTTTCAGAGCCATAACAGTGGCCAGACTTGCCCTTATCCTCAAGTCATCCTGCACTGGTGATTGTTTTTCCTCTCccctttcttgtctttttttttcctcctcaatgTCAGTCCTGGACAAAGATTATCACCTGCCGCTGGACACATGCAGGCAGCTCATTTTTGGAGAGGATGTATCCTTTGCACCCAGTGATGCTGCTTAATCCTGCTTAGTCCAAGTTGCAAATTACTTTCACAGTTAGCATTTTGGTCCTGAACGCCACACGATTGCCGTTCATGGTGGCCGACACACTCCAGCGAACATGCTTTGTATAAACGCTATTAATAGCCACTTTAGTCACACAACATCAGCCGTTCATGGCTACGAGAGGACACACTCTTTCCCCTGGCAACCGTCTATCTACTCCATGATGGAGGCAAGCTATGACGCAGGGAGTGTGTGCCCCACGCTCTGCAGTTCACCCACATTCAGCCCGTGTCTTCTTGGTTCTTCTTGAACCTTCAACCTTCCCATCACCCCATTTTTATCACCAGCACTAATCATTAGGGTGAGCTGCAGCCTGTGCCAGCTAACTTTGTACACCCTGTGGGAATCGCACGAGTAATGCGATAGGCAGGCCTTTTCAGTCACATTTTTGCCCTCATCTGTCCTCCTTTCTCCCGTTGAAACGTTCTTAAAACTGCTGATAAGACCAAAGGACGATCCAGCCTCAACCGTCAGCAAACAGAGGCCTTGCTGTCTGATCTACGCCACTTGCAGGTAACAATTTGCTTTGCGTGTGTCTGACTCATTTGATTGGAACATGTTGTTGCACTCCAGTCCTGCAGGGGGTGCTAATTCCACCAACAGCAGTTTGCACCAACACGTTTCACTGCACTGAAATTTAAAGAGCTCAATTACACTACTGTGCTGCCAACCCCCCCAATCCTCCTCCACTTAACtatacattcattttttaaagcatttcatttcagtttcaataTTTACCACTACACTTAGAACCACCATTGACAGTAGATTCAAAATGACTGAAAATAGCTGATATTAGCTTAAAATTACGTCATCAACAGTTAAGTAAATAGAGAGTAAAGGCCAATTAAAAGGATCAATAAATGTTGGCatctcagaaaaaaacatgcaataatCAGATGATTACTGTAATTATGGCAGCAAACTAACTATTAatacctgtatttttttttaccaggttTCCTGATCAAAAatttgaatata
Protein-coding sequences here:
- the capn12 gene encoding calpain-12 gives rise to the protein MDNMEASLGSFRNPIKFKDQDFNSLLKKCLKSGEMFSDQSFPAEQKSIGMAEDDDPRKAIKWKRPKDISENAVFVEGTIGTTDICQGQLGNCWLLAALSCLTMHHKLFVKVVPPNQSLSKSYAGIFHFRFWQYGEWVEVVVDDRLPVREGRLLFSYSHTRNEYWSALVEKAYAKLMGSYGCLRGGNISEGMEDFTGGIAYSLPVSSRTPRVFWRLLTAALTRGSLLSCFIEANNYKEVNKINADGLIKGHAYAITDTDQVRHEGDEILLLRVRNPWGFVEYRGPWSDKSKEWDAISKEEKKRLEMKRREDGEFWMSTDDFCKKFDFVELCSINPDNIVEGQNTEALSATTSTSKWTINEHEGLWLKGSSAGGSRKYNRSFWKNPQFELVLTEQDEPDEEDEEDEEDGDEDEESGPKEGKKTEKQKMKGKKCTVLVEILQKDRRRKGNVHFLYMGFHIYKVPSELQGMCLDRNFFMKNRPVGRSGKYRAQRAVWRKVHLDPGYYVLVASTYRPNQPGEFFVRIFSKTANSLGTPDFTCTSTYLPVMAAPVAPDDKMRVLRTFDEEAGPDDRLNTKELMTLFNSVLDKDYHLPLDTCRQLIFGEDTKGRSSLNRQQTEALLSDLRHLQAIFFQFDEDSSGTMSPFELSAALQAVGMTCDAKVVQLLYERFASGDLHMPFHNFVAGVTRLRKLFALYESENSCEVKDRGINAWLIRFLLL